The sequence CAGAATGCCGTTCTCACCGCGCAGGGTGAACTTGCGGGTGGTGAATTCGGCCTCGGCGCGGCCGTCGCTGCCTGCTTCCAGCATCGGCAGGTCACCGGCGTGGGCCTGGTCGGCGGGGGTGTCGGGCGCCCCGTGGTTGCTGGTGGCAGCGGGGTCAAAGTGTCCTTCGGCCGCGCCGAAGACGGTGGGTTTGCCGTCCACCACCTTGTCGCTGCACTGGCCTACGGCATGCACATGCATACCGTGGCGGCCGGGGGTCAGGCCCTGGGCCTGCACGTTCATCAGCAGTTCGTCGGCAGACAGCTGGGTCAGAAACACTTCGCCCTTCACCGCGCCGCTGGCGTCGCGCAGCTCGGCGGTGACGGCGTCTGCTGCGCTTCTGAGCTGGCCGGCTGCAGCAGGGCTGCCAACCGTCACGGTGCTGCTACTCACAGTGCCGGTGCCCGCGCTGTTCATGCCGCTCGCCTCAGTGGTGCTGGCGGTTCCGCTAGCGGCGCGCCCAGCCAGGGGCAGTGCCGGAATGACAGCGGAAGTGGTGGCCGACGAGGACATGGGAACGGACGCCGCAGCGGGTGCCGTGACCGGGGCCGGCACGTAGCCGCCACCAGCAGCAGCCAGCCCACCTAAGGAGAGGGCAGCCAGGGGCAGAGACAGCAGGAGAAGAGGACGGGTGCGGT is a genomic window of Deinococcus proteolyticus MRP containing:
- a CDS encoding superoxide dismutase family protein; its protein translation is MNRTRPLLLLSLPLAALSLGGLAAAGGGYVPAPVTAPAAASVPMSSSATTSAVIPALPLAGRAASGTASTTEASGMNSAGTGTVSSSTVTVGSPAAAGQLRSAADAVTAELRDASGAVKGEVFLTQLSADELLMNVQAQGLTPGRHGMHVHAVGQCSDKVVDGKPTVFGAAEGHFDPAATSNHGAPDTPADQAHAGDLPMLEAGSDGRAEAEFTTRKFTLRGENGILGRSLIVHADADDYQTDPSGNSGARVLCGVIEGLEE